Proteins encoded by one window of Ovis canadensis isolate MfBH-ARS-UI-01 breed Bighorn chromosome 14, ARS-UI_OviCan_v2, whole genome shotgun sequence:
- the LOC138419330 gene encoding leukocyte immunoglobulin-like receptor subfamily A member 5, with amino-acid sequence METNARLPGRDSSPFCGDTDVTPLMRKTRLRLPTPCGLSVRRAPRSPPSPQPGPQGGDAMAPALPALLCLGLIVGLRTQVQAGTLRKPTIWAEPGSVVTRGSPVTIWCQGPPNANSFSLNKEGTLAPWNAQPPVEPWDRASFSIKRVTEQQAGRYHCSHFIGVNWSEPSEPLELLVAGRLRDSPSLSVQPGPSVAPGENVTLLCQSGNRTDTFLLSKEEAAHRPLRLRSQDQDGRYQAEFSLSPVTSAHGGTYRCYRSLSTDPYLLSQPSEPLALVVSDYTVQNLIRMGLAASVLLLLGILLCQARHDHGGARDKARS; translated from the exons ATGGAGACAAACGCCAGGCTTCCTGGGAGGGACAGTTCTCCTTTCTGTGGGGACACTGATGTGACGCCCTTGATGAGAAAAACCCGCCTCAGACTGCCAACACCCTGTGGTCTGTCTGTCCGGAGggcacccaggtctcctccatccCCACAGCCTGGACCGCAGGGAGGAGACGCCATGGCCCCCGCGCTCCCCGCCCTGCTCTGCCTCG GGCTGATTGTGGGCCTGAGGACCCAGGTGCAGGCCG GGACCCTCCGCAAACCCACCATCTGGGCTGAGCCGGGCTCTGTGGTCACCCGGGGGAGCCCCGTGACCATCTGGTGTCAAGGGCCCCCGAATGCCAACAGCTTCAGTCTGAACAAAGAGGGCACCTTAGCCCCCTGGAATGCGCAGCCCCCAGTGGAGCCCTGGGACAGGGCCAGCTTCTCCATCAAGCGCGTCACAGAGCAGCAGGCAGGGAGGTACCACTGCTCCCACTTCATCGGAGTTAACTGGTCAGAGCCCAGCGAGCCCCTGGAGCTGCTGGTGGCAG GACGGCTCAGAGACAGCCCCTCCCTCTCGGTGCAGCCGGGCCCCTCGGTGGCCCCGGGGGAGAATGTGACCCTGCTGTGTCAGTCAGGAAACAGGACGGACACTTTCCTTCTGTCCAAGGAGGAGGCAGCCCATCGCCCCCTGCGTCTGCGCTCCCAGGACCAAGACGGGCGGTACCAGGCCGAGTTCTCCTTGAGCCCTGTGACCTCAGCCCACGGGGGCACCTACAGGTGCTACCGCTCACTCAGCACAGACCCCTACCTGCTGTCCCAGCCCAGTGAGCCCCTGGCCCTCGTGGTCTCAG ACTACACGGTGCAGAATCTCATCCGGATGGGCCTCGCGGCCTCGGTCCTGCTGCTCCTCGGGATCCTGCTCTGCCAGGCTCGGCATGACCACGGAGGAGCCCGAGACAAGGCCCGGAGCTGA
- the LOC138418536 gene encoding leukocyte immunoglobulin-like receptor subfamily A member 6 — MAVADERVLPKPSIQADPGTMVAQGSPVTTWCQGSLMVDVYRLYKEKGSIYWEAKTPQGSRNKAKFYFASSSSSDAGQKPSLLTQPGSLVLPGDNLTLWCHSEAGFGSFALTKDEGLSPPLRLEGQQSPNLTLGWMSCTHRGRYRCYSGHNLSYAWSDPSAPLDILITAEVPLSWPRRAERSWEGSQGGPLLRVRGVGRGSLLITPILPPGMHRKPSRSARPGASVPRGENVTLQCRSEVQADTFHLSKEGSLAAPQHLRLQDPAPPVQANFTLRAVTSAHSGTYRCYSSHSTAPHLLSLPSDPLELLFLGEETLAHTH; from the exons ATGGCTGTCGCTGATGAGCGG GTTCTCCCCAAACCCTCCATCCAGGCTGACCCAGGCACCATGGTTGCCCAGGGGAGCCCAGTGACCACCTGGTGTCAGGGGTCTCTGATGGTGGATGTCTACCGTCTGTATAAAGAGAAGGGCTCCATATACTGGGAGGCTAAGACCCCACAGGGCTCCAGAAACAAAGCCAAGTTCTACTTTGCATCCTCAAGCTCAAGTGATGCCGGGCA GAAACCCTCGCTCTTGACCCAGCCCGGCTCGCTCGTGCTCCCTGGAGACAACCTGACCCTCTGGTGTCACTCAGAGGCCGGCTTTGGCAGCTTCGCTCTGACCAAGGACGAGGGGCTCAGCCCTCCCCTCCGTCTAGAAGGGCAGCAGAGCCCCAACCTCaccctgggctggatgagctGCACCCACAGGGGCCGGTACAGATGCTACAGTGGACACAACCTCTCCTACGCGTGGTCGGACCCCAGCGCCCCCCTGGACATCCTGATCACGGCTGAGGTGCCCCTGTCCTGGCCCAG ACGGGCCgagaggagctgggagggctCACAGGGAGGCCCCCTGCTCAGGGTccggggtgtggggaggggctcTCTACTCATCACCCCCATTCTCCCCCCAGGAATGCACAGGAAACCCTCCCGATCCGCCCGCCCAGGGGCCTCAGTGCCCCGGGGAGAGAACGTGACCCTGCAGTGTCGCTCTGAGGTCCAGGCAGACACCTTCCATCTGTCCAAGGAGGGGTCGCTCGCTGCTCCCCAGCACCTTCGTCTGCAGGATCCGGCTCCACCCGTTCAGGCCAACTTCACCCTGCGTGCTGTGACCTCAGCCCACAGTGGGACCTACAGGTGCTACAGCTCACACAGCACCGCCCCCCACCTGCTGTCGCTCCCCAGTGACCCCCTGGAGCTCCTGTTCTTAGGTGAGGAGACCCTTGCCCATACCCACTGA